In Calothrix sp. PCC 7507, one DNA window encodes the following:
- a CDS encoding Uma2 family endonuclease, whose product MTQALQKIVTFDEFLQFLESQPENIRYELHDGDIIQMPPPSGKHELIVAFLTALLGYECLRLKLFYGIPKTATVKPENKTSGYFPDVLLMNFSNLDNEALWEKQSILSKPESIPLVIEVVSTNWRDDYHKKFADYEEMGIQEYWIVDYAALGSKELIGDPKQPTITIYFLSDEGEYRGKQFRGTERIQSPTFPDLNLTVEQIFSARYQL is encoded by the coding sequence ATGACGCAAGCATTACAAAAAATAGTTACATTCGATGAATTTTTACAATTTTTAGAATCGCAACCAGAAAATATTCGTTACGAATTGCACGATGGAGATATTATTCAAATGCCTCCACCATCAGGGAAGCACGAGTTAATTGTGGCTTTTTTAACAGCACTATTAGGTTATGAATGCCTACGACTAAAACTTTTTTACGGTATACCAAAAACCGCTACAGTGAAGCCAGAAAATAAAACCTCAGGGTACTTTCCAGATGTTTTATTAATGAATTTTTCCAACTTGGACAATGAAGCACTATGGGAAAAACAATCAATCCTTAGTAAACCAGAATCAATACCATTGGTGATTGAAGTCGTTAGCACTAATTGGAGAGATGATTATCACAAAAAGTTTGCTGATTACGAAGAGATGGGTATTCAAGAATATTGGATTGTAGATTATGCCGCTTTGGGTAGCAAAGAGTTGATCGGCGATCCTAAACAGCCGACAATCACAATTTACTTTTTAAGTGATGAAGGTGAATATAGGGGAAAACAATTTAGAGGAACCGAGCGCATACAATCCCCTACATTTCCAGATTTGAATCTGACTGTAGAACAAATTTTTTCAGCCCGTTACCAACTTTAA
- a CDS encoding GAF domain-containing protein — protein MAPISKSGLGVNMDQESLLRRITNRIRQTLELEDIITTTTAEMRSLLGTDRVMIYKFHADGSGQVITESIDNDKLPSLLGLNFPADDIPPQARELFIKSQVRSVVNVETQQIGQSPLRDLETGQLLSEDIHYRAVDPCHLEYLTAMGVKSSLVAPILCQKELWGLLVSHHSESHEILEDEIEVVQMVVDQLSIAIAQSSLLTQARKKANREATINRIATLLHALPTIVLQPALEATVAAFGGSGGRLCIRHNAFNFQNSTFKSLVKCLIPGSDCIRLYTCGHQPTVAEQTIYPLIEQSNVWQEHYQSGEYDVWAISDIYQTSNMRTVQVAFEATKIRCILMIPLQYRQELVGYLSIFRNGIDTETLWAGRFDSDQRQLYPRQSFELWRETKTAQVQKWTDEEIEMSREIGKHFASAIQQYELYQQLQTFNSNLEKQVKNRTTEMQRTAEQQQAVFGVIAKIRESLDTKTIFQITTQEVCQLIKADRVSIYRFDADWGGEFVGDFEVASPYWSNASKLKVNTVWNDTYLQDTQGGRYRHNETFAVDDIYKMGFTQCHIDNLEEYQISAFVLAPIFLGQKLWGLLCTYQHSGTRQWQNSEVNFISQIAAQLGVALQQAELLTQTRQQALDLQRAADQQRVLFEVVTKIRESLDLGAIFQTTTREICKSLQADRVAVYKFHPDWSGEFIAEFVNEGWIKLVSPESNTIWQDTYLQETQGGRYRHNETFAVDEIHQAGHSKCHIEILEQFQVKAYAIAPIFIGQKLWGLLAAYQNSAPRRWETSEIQFLAQIANQLGVALQQVNLLLQTQQQTEKLSQAIHDLQEAQTQLIQTEKMSSLGQLVAGVAHEINNPVNFIYGNLTHVNEYAEDLLSMLELYQQHFPSSSPEIGQRAEEIDLEFITEDLPKTLASMKIGIDRIRQIVLGLRNFSRLDEAEMKAVNIHEGIDSTLLILQHRLKARPESPEIKLIKNYGDLPLIECYAGQMNQVFMNVLSNAIDALEDYKGSNSEAHTHQITITTSLTEMRGNVKSVVIRIADNGPGIPEALRTRICDPFFTTKPVGKGTGLGLSISYKIVVDKHGGIFRCDSQPGLGTEFWIEIPLQHIS, from the coding sequence ATGGCCCCGATTTCTAAGTCAGGCTTGGGGGTAAACATGGATCAAGAAAGTTTACTACGCCGTATTACAAACCGTATCCGTCAAACATTGGAGTTGGAAGACATAATCACAACAACAACGGCGGAGATGCGATCGCTACTGGGAACTGACCGAGTAATGATCTACAAATTTCATGCTGATGGTAGTGGTCAGGTGATTACTGAATCTATTGATAACGATAAACTACCATCGCTTTTAGGTCTAAACTTTCCGGCTGATGACATTCCGCCTCAAGCCCGTGAATTATTTATCAAGTCACAAGTGCGTTCAGTCGTCAATGTAGAAACACAGCAGATCGGTCAAAGCCCCCTGCGTGACTTAGAAACAGGACAACTGCTATCAGAGGACATTCATTATCGCGCTGTCGATCCTTGTCATCTAGAATACCTGACGGCAATGGGAGTTAAGTCTTCTTTAGTAGCACCGATTTTATGCCAAAAAGAACTCTGGGGTCTTTTAGTGTCTCATCACTCTGAAAGCCATGAGATTTTAGAGGATGAAATTGAAGTAGTGCAAATGGTAGTAGATCAACTATCAATAGCGATCGCCCAAAGTAGCCTGCTTACCCAAGCCCGTAAAAAAGCCAACAGAGAAGCTACAATTAACCGCATTGCTACTCTCCTCCATGCGTTACCGACAATTGTCCTACAGCCAGCTTTAGAAGCAACTGTTGCTGCCTTTGGTGGTTCAGGTGGTAGGCTTTGTATTCGGCATAATGCTTTTAATTTTCAAAATAGTACCTTTAAAAGCTTAGTAAAATGTTTAATTCCCGGAAGTGATTGTATCAGGCTTTATACTTGCGGACATCAACCTACGGTGGCAGAACAAACCATCTATCCCCTCATAGAGCAGTCTAATGTCTGGCAAGAACATTATCAATCTGGTGAATATGATGTTTGGGCAATTTCAGATATCTATCAAACTTCTAATATGCGAACTGTGCAAGTTGCTTTTGAAGCAACTAAGATTCGCTGCATTTTAATGATTCCCCTGCAGTACCGCCAGGAGTTAGTGGGTTATTTAAGTATTTTCCGTAATGGAATAGACACGGAAACCCTGTGGGCAGGTCGATTTGATAGTGATCAAAGGCAACTCTATCCTCGTCAATCGTTTGAGCTATGGCGCGAAACGAAAACAGCACAAGTCCAAAAATGGACAGATGAAGAGATAGAAATGTCCCGAGAAATTGGTAAGCATTTCGCCTCAGCCATTCAACAATATGAACTTTACCAACAATTACAAACCTTTAATAGCAATTTAGAAAAACAAGTTAAAAACCGCACAACTGAAATGCAAAGGACAGCCGAACAACAACAGGCTGTGTTCGGAGTTATTGCTAAAATTCGCGAGTCTCTGGATACTAAAACTATTTTTCAAATAACTACTCAAGAAGTTTGTCAACTAATCAAAGCCGATCGCGTTTCTATTTATCGCTTTGATGCTGATTGGGGTGGCGAATTTGTCGGTGATTTTGAAGTGGCTAGTCCGTACTGGTCAAATGCGTCTAAGTTGAAAGTGAATACAGTCTGGAATGACACTTATTTACAAGACACCCAGGGAGGACGCTACCGCCACAACGAAACATTTGCGGTGGATGACATCTATAAGATGGGCTTTACTCAGTGTCATATCGACAATCTAGAGGAGTATCAAATTTCCGCTTTTGTACTTGCGCCAATTTTCCTGGGACAAAAACTTTGGGGTTTGCTATGTACTTATCAACATTCTGGCACCCGTCAATGGCAAAACTCAGAAGTTAACTTTATCAGTCAGATTGCCGCCCAACTTGGGGTAGCACTCCAGCAAGCTGAATTACTCACACAAACACGGCAGCAAGCGTTAGACTTACAACGAGCAGCCGACCAACAACGGGTATTATTTGAAGTTGTCACCAAAATTCGCGAATCTCTCGACTTAGGTGCAATTTTCCAAACAACTACTCGGGAAATTTGTAAATCCCTGCAAGCAGATCGTGTGGCTGTTTACAAGTTTCACCCAGATTGGAGTGGTGAGTTTATTGCCGAGTTTGTTAATGAGGGTTGGATCAAGCTGGTAAGTCCAGAGAGCAACACAATTTGGCAAGATACTTATTTGCAAGAAACCCAAGGTGGCCGATATCGCCACAATGAGACTTTTGCAGTAGATGAAATCCATCAGGCTGGTCACTCTAAGTGTCATATTGAGATTCTGGAGCAATTTCAAGTTAAAGCATATGCGATCGCGCCAATTTTTATTGGACAAAAGCTCTGGGGCTTGCTAGCAGCTTATCAAAACTCTGCACCCCGCCGCTGGGAAACTTCAGAAATTCAGTTTTTAGCTCAAATTGCCAATCAACTTGGGGTAGCACTCCAGCAAGTTAACTTACTCTTGCAAACTCAGCAGCAGACAGAAAAGCTATCTCAAGCCATACACGATCTACAAGAAGCCCAAACTCAACTCATCCAAACTGAGAAAATGTCTTCTTTGGGACAACTGGTGGCGGGTGTTGCCCACGAAATTAACAACCCAGTCAACTTCATTTACGGCAATCTCACCCATGTGAATGAATATGCTGAAGATTTACTCAGTATGCTGGAACTTTATCAGCAGCATTTTCCCAGTAGTAGCCCTGAGATTGGACAGCGGGCAGAAGAGATTGATTTAGAATTTATCACTGAGGATTTGCCTAAAACTCTAGCTTCGATGAAGATAGGGATCGATCGCATTCGTCAGATTGTCTTGGGTTTACGGAATTTTTCTCGCCTTGATGAGGCTGAAATGAAAGCTGTGAATATTCATGAGGGAATTGATAGTACCCTACTGATTTTGCAGCATCGCCTGAAAGCTAGACCAGAAAGTCCAGAAATCAAGCTCATTAAGAATTACGGCGACTTACCATTGATAGAGTGCTATGCCGGACAGATGAATCAGGTATTTATGAATGTGTTAAGTAATGCGATCGATGCTTTAGAAGATTACAAGGGATCTAACTCAGAAGCTCATACTCATCAAATTACCATCACTACTAGCCTCACAGAAATGAGGGGTAATGTTAAAAGTGTCGTGATTCGCATTGCAGACAATGGCCCAGGAATTCCGGAAGCTCTCAGAACAAGAATCTGCGATCCATTTTTCACTACTAAGCCAGTAGGTAAAGGCACTGGCTTAGGATTGTCAATTAGTTACAAAATTGTTGTAGATAAACATGGTGGCATTTTTAGATGCGATTCACAGCCAGGTTTAGGCACAGAATTCTGGATTGAAATCCCGCTGCAACATATCTCCTAA
- a CDS encoding cobalamin-binding protein — MIDSNVRIVSLIPSGTEILATLGLTNAIVGRSHECDYPPEIKNLPVCTAARLNSNAPSREIHNQVNDILQSALSIYQIKTDVLEQLQPTHILTQDQCDVCAVSFPEVEKAVSSLIHSSPQIISLQPNVLKDVWNDIERVGQIFGVDSVKILENLEARVRICQQKVQGLSLNELPTVVCIEWTEPLMVAANWIPELVNLAGGQSLFCATGQPSPHLQWETLIASNPDVIIFMPCGFDLQRTRQEAKLLTQRPEWEKLHATKAGRVYITDGNAYFNRPGPRLTDSLEILAEILHSDIFEYGYKGTAWEPL; from the coding sequence ATGATCGATAGTAATGTGAGAATTGTTTCACTGATTCCTAGTGGAACAGAAATTTTAGCCACACTGGGGTTAACTAATGCCATTGTTGGGCGATCGCATGAATGTGACTACCCGCCAGAAATCAAAAATCTTCCTGTTTGCACCGCAGCACGCTTGAACAGCAATGCTCCCAGCCGTGAAATTCACAATCAAGTCAACGATATTTTGCAATCTGCTCTCAGCATCTATCAAATCAAAACCGATGTTTTAGAGCAATTGCAGCCCACCCACATTCTCACTCAAGACCAGTGTGATGTCTGTGCAGTTAGCTTTCCAGAAGTAGAAAAGGCAGTCTCTAGCCTCATCCACAGTTCACCCCAGATTATTTCCTTACAACCCAATGTTCTCAAAGATGTTTGGAACGATATTGAGCGTGTGGGTCAAATTTTTGGGGTAGACTCGGTAAAAATATTAGAAAACTTAGAAGCTCGCGTTAGAATTTGTCAGCAGAAAGTCCAAGGATTGTCTTTAAATGAGCTTCCCACTGTTGTCTGTATTGAGTGGACAGAGCCTTTGATGGTTGCCGCTAATTGGATTCCCGAATTAGTCAATTTGGCAGGTGGACAATCCTTATTTTGCGCGACAGGTCAGCCTTCACCTCACTTGCAGTGGGAAACACTGATAGCCAGCAATCCAGATGTAATTATTTTTATGCCCTGTGGCTTCGATTTACAACGCACTCGCCAAGAAGCGAAGTTGTTAACTCAACGTCCAGAGTGGGAAAAACTCCACGCTACCAAAGCTGGTAGAGTCTACATTACTGATGGCAATGCTTACTTTAATCGTCCAGGTCCGCGACTGACGGATTCCTTAGAAATTTTGGCGGAAATTTTGCATTCTGATATTTTTGAATATGGCTACAAAGGAACCGCTTGGGAACCTTTGTGA
- a CDS encoding phosphodiester glycosidase family protein — protein MSKLAFLCVIIMSLISGCKDMQAKSVPAPSKTCSGKDSQFSIEFFKTNNQGKKSTKGINHVIIFNPKSDLLDFKVNVGLSHKLYAKDNRGKFRKDYVPKQFRTIVTEENSQLNGQKPLVAINADYIGTDDQPQGLNISRGVEYSGAFKNKRSSFGISGGQPKDRQATIQTGRRKNAILNYNLVGGNGRFYRDGMFKDICQDLGELACKSATNRSMAAITDKGYVILLVNDVKANSDIEFAQLNQELLPNMFDNVLEGIALNNCLGKIKEGILFDGGASPGLYYQNKIYVENPGPIGSVFLIYKK, from the coding sequence ATGTCAAAGTTAGCCTTTTTATGTGTAATTATCATGAGCTTGATATCGGGTTGTAAAGATATGCAAGCAAAATCAGTGCCAGCACCCTCTAAAACTTGCTCAGGCAAAGATTCTCAATTCAGTATTGAGTTCTTTAAAACTAATAATCAGGGTAAAAAATCTACAAAAGGCATCAACCATGTGATTATTTTTAATCCTAAATCTGATCTATTAGATTTCAAAGTTAATGTTGGATTGTCACATAAGCTTTACGCCAAAGATAATCGAGGTAAATTTCGTAAAGACTATGTACCAAAACAATTTCGGACAATCGTTACCGAAGAAAATTCTCAGTTAAACGGACAAAAACCCCTGGTAGCTATTAATGCTGACTATATAGGGACTGACGATCAACCACAAGGCTTAAATATATCTCGCGGCGTTGAGTATTCTGGAGCTTTTAAAAACAAACGTTCTTCTTTTGGTATATCAGGAGGTCAACCTAAAGATAGACAAGCTACTATTCAAACTGGTAGAAGAAAAAATGCAATTCTTAATTACAATTTAGTAGGGGGTAATGGCAGATTTTATCGTGATGGTATGTTTAAAGATATCTGTCAAGATTTGGGAGAGTTAGCTTGTAAAAGTGCCACTAACCGATCTATGGCAGCTATCACCGATAAAGGTTACGTCATTTTATTAGTTAATGATGTTAAAGCTAATTCAGATATTGAGTTTGCACAACTAAATCAAGAGTTATTACCCAATATGTTTGATAATGTTCTCGAAGGTATTGCTCTGAATAACTGTTTAGGCAAAATCAAAGAAGGCATATTATTTGATGGTGGTGCGTCTCCAGGATTATATTATCAAAATAAAATTTATGTGGAAAATCCTGGGCCAATAGGTTCAGTATTTTTAATTTATAAGAAATAA
- a CDS encoding TRC40/GET3/ArsA family transport-energizing ATPase, producing MRVILMTGKGGVGKTSVAAATGLRCAELGYRTLVLSTDPAHSLADSFDLELGHAPREIRPNLWGAELDALQELEGNWGAVKRYITQVLQARGLDGIQAEELAILPGMDEIFGLVRMKRHYDEGEFEVLIIDSAPTGTALRLLSLPEVGGWYMRRFYKPFQNISVALRPLVEPLFRPIAGFSLPDKEVMDAPYEFYEQIEALEKVLTDNTQTSVRLVTNPEKMVIKESLRAHAYLSLYNVATDLVVANRIIPPEVQDPFFQRWKENQQEYRQEIHDNFHPLPVKEVPLFSEEMCGLAALERLKETLYKDEDPTQVYYKETTIRVVQENNQYSLELYLPGIPKNQVHLSKTGDELNITIGNHRRNLVLPQALAALQPSGAKMENDYLKIRFANNVNG from the coding sequence ATGCGTGTAATTTTAATGACAGGGAAAGGCGGCGTGGGAAAGACCTCAGTAGCCGCTGCCACTGGACTTCGCTGTGCAGAGCTAGGCTATCGTACACTGGTTTTAAGTACAGACCCTGCCCACTCCCTAGCAGACAGCTTTGACCTGGAACTGGGACACGCACCCCGTGAGATTCGCCCAAATTTGTGGGGTGCAGAACTGGATGCGCTGCAAGAACTAGAGGGAAATTGGGGTGCGGTGAAACGCTACATTACCCAAGTTTTGCAGGCTAGGGGTTTAGATGGGATACAGGCAGAAGAATTAGCAATCTTACCAGGCATGGATGAGATTTTTGGACTGGTAAGGATGAAACGCCACTACGATGAAGGCGAGTTTGAGGTGTTGATTATTGATTCAGCACCTACAGGTACAGCATTGCGACTGCTGAGTTTGCCTGAAGTTGGTGGTTGGTATATGCGCCGTTTTTATAAACCGTTTCAAAACATCTCAGTAGCACTTCGACCTTTAGTGGAACCCCTTTTTCGACCAATTGCGGGTTTTTCGTTACCCGATAAAGAGGTGATGGACGCACCTTATGAGTTTTATGAGCAAATCGAAGCGCTGGAAAAAGTATTAACGGATAATACTCAAACTTCAGTCCGCCTAGTCACTAATCCAGAAAAAATGGTGATTAAAGAGTCGCTCCGCGCTCATGCCTATTTGAGTCTATATAATGTGGCAACGGATTTAGTCGTAGCCAATCGGATTATTCCCCCAGAAGTCCAAGATCCCTTTTTCCAACGTTGGAAAGAGAATCAGCAAGAATATCGCCAAGAAATTCATGATAATTTCCACCCTCTACCTGTGAAGGAGGTGCCACTTTTCTCTGAGGAAATGTGTGGATTAGCAGCTTTAGAAAGGCTGAAAGAAACCCTTTATAAAGATGAAGATCCCACCCAGGTTTATTACAAGGAAACCACTATTAGGGTAGTCCAAGAAAACAACCAGTATAGTTTGGAACTTTATTTACCTGGCATCCCTAAAAATCAGGTGCATCTGAGTAAAACTGGAGATGAATTAAATATTACTATTGGTAATCACCGCCGTAACTTAGTGTTACCTCAAGCTTTAGCTGCACTTCAACCCTCTGGAGCAAAAATGGAAAATGATTATCTAAAAATTCGTTTTGCCAACAATGTGAATGGTTAA
- a CDS encoding DUF2358 domain-containing protein translates to MPNNIVEILKEDYQRFPINQTYSIYATDVYFQDPLNKFRGVERYKQTINFIQTWFLNPKMDLHDIQLLGDTIKTEWTLSWNTPLPWKPRISISGWSELRLNALGLIVSHIDYWHCSRFDVLKQHLFPLEPIYK, encoded by the coding sequence ATGCCAAATAACATAGTTGAAATTCTTAAAGAAGACTATCAAAGATTTCCAATTAATCAGACTTACAGCATTTATGCAACTGATGTTTATTTTCAAGACCCGCTGAACAAATTTCGTGGCGTTGAACGTTACAAGCAGACCATTAATTTTATCCAGACTTGGTTTTTAAATCCCAAAATGGACTTGCATGACATTCAACTTTTGGGAGACACAATCAAAACTGAGTGGACACTTAGCTGGAATACCCCCCTACCGTGGAAACCACGTATTTCTATCTCTGGCTGGAGTGAGTTACGTCTCAACGCTCTTGGTTTAATTGTTTCCCACATTGATTATTGGCATTGTTCGCGCTTTGATGTGTTAAAGCAACATTTATTTCCCTTAGAGCCTATTTATAAATAA
- a CDS encoding PAS domain S-box protein, whose product MTDERINILLLFDNQTKVRATTTAATNVEDYAGLMPLLLGLGVNSAAFQPQFQLIHAQEFWEIRDEFPELIGKNPLQLTKLESQELMIKNLLSGSEKTCEVIVVIKDGSTIPVELQGKVISYAGQQMQVVAVRDITERKQTQEALQIRENTRRKQSQTLVQIARSKTFQEGNLNAAFKEITEAAARTLLVQRVGVWLYNEDHSAIECIDLYDLRTGEHTCGVSLLKASYPAYFQALEAERSIAAHDALNDTRTQELSESYLSVLGIASLLGAPIWLGGRLVGVVSHEHLDEVRQWTLEEENFAGSIADFITVAIEASDRNAAQEALRHSEAQFRAIFERSPIGIGLTDMKARIVDTNPALSQMLGYSREELCNQRLTDYISQEKGDLELYRQLASGIDVDIKQLVERHRLEMERLFVRKDGGVVWTQLSVSIIPDSNGKPEFFLTMIEDITERKQTELKLRASQAAAEAGSRAKSEFLATMSHELRTPLNAIMGLSQLLQQEMVGSLNEKQQEYISCVYSSGEHLLALINDILDLSKVEAGKEELLLLPLPVTELCNSVISTLCDQASEKGLQLITEIDPKADICIADERRAKQMLLNLLTNAIKFTPGGQVSLEVKKIPEGITFTVADTGIGIDANQFQFLFEPFKQLDSRLNRQYEGTGLGLALTRKLARLHGGDVTVESTLGAGSRFTLFLPEQPYLDAESNFPSKI is encoded by the coding sequence ATGACAGATGAACGAATCAACATCCTGCTGTTGTTCGACAATCAAACAAAAGTTAGGGCGACAACTACAGCAGCTACCAATGTCGAAGATTATGCAGGCTTAATGCCCCTACTCTTGGGTTTAGGGGTAAATAGCGCTGCTTTCCAGCCCCAGTTTCAGCTGATTCATGCTCAAGAATTCTGGGAAATTAGAGATGAATTCCCAGAACTGATTGGTAAAAATCCCCTTCAACTCACCAAGTTAGAATCACAAGAGTTAATGATTAAAAATTTACTTTCCGGTTCTGAAAAAACCTGTGAAGTAATTGTAGTTATAAAAGATGGTTCTACTATTCCCGTAGAGCTGCAAGGCAAAGTAATTTCTTACGCGGGGCAACAGATGCAGGTGGTGGCCGTTAGAGATATCACAGAACGCAAGCAAACCCAAGAGGCTTTGCAAATCAGAGAAAATACTCGGCGAAAACAAAGCCAAACGCTAGTGCAAATAGCGAGAAGCAAGACGTTCCAAGAAGGCAATCTCAATGCAGCATTCAAGGAAATCACAGAAGCTGCTGCTCGGACGCTTTTAGTTCAACGAGTTGGCGTCTGGTTATACAACGAAGATCACTCAGCAATTGAATGTATCGATTTGTATGACTTGAGAACTGGTGAGCATACCTGTGGAGTCTCCTTGTTAAAGGCGAGTTATCCTGCTTATTTCCAAGCTTTGGAAGCAGAACGTAGCATTGCTGCCCATGATGCCCTCAACGATACAAGAACTCAAGAATTATCTGAGTCTTATCTTTCTGTGCTGGGTATCGCATCCCTTTTGGGTGCGCCAATTTGGCTAGGAGGTCGTTTGGTGGGGGTTGTTTCCCACGAACACTTGGATGAAGTTCGCCAGTGGACGTTGGAAGAAGAGAATTTTGCCGGTTCGATCGCCGATTTTATCACAGTCGCCATCGAAGCGAGCGATCGCAACGCTGCACAAGAAGCTCTACGCCATAGTGAGGCTCAATTTCGAGCGATTTTTGAGCGTTCCCCTATTGGTATCGGGTTAACAGATATGAAAGCCCGAATAGTTGATACTAACCCAGCACTGTCTCAGATGTTGGGTTATAGCCGGGAGGAGCTATGTAATCAGCGTTTGACAGATTATATTTCCCAAGAAAAGGGAGATTTAGAGCTTTATAGACAACTTGCTTCAGGAATTGACGTAGACATCAAGCAACTTGTGGAAAGACACCGTCTGGAAATGGAACGCTTGTTCGTGCGTAAAGATGGTGGGGTAGTTTGGACTCAGCTTTCGGTTTCCATTATCCCAGACAGCAATGGAAAACCTGAGTTTTTTCTGACGATGATTGAGGATATTACAGAACGCAAGCAAACAGAACTGAAACTGCGTGCTTCTCAAGCAGCAGCAGAAGCTGGTAGTCGGGCAAAAAGTGAATTTTTAGCAACCATGAGTCACGAACTGCGGACTCCTCTGAATGCGATTATGGGTTTGTCTCAACTGTTGCAACAAGAAATGGTTGGCTCTCTCAATGAGAAACAACAAGAATATATCAGTTGTGTATATAGTAGCGGTGAACACCTGCTGGCGCTAATTAACGATATCCTGGACTTGTCTAAGGTAGAAGCGGGTAAAGAAGAACTTTTACTATTACCTTTGCCAGTAACAGAGTTATGCAATAGTGTGATCTCGACATTGTGTGATCAGGCCTCAGAAAAAGGATTGCAACTCATAACAGAAATTGACCCAAAAGCCGATATTTGTATTGCTGATGAGCGACGAGCCAAGCAAATGCTACTCAATTTGCTGACTAATGCAATTAAATTTACCCCAGGTGGTCAGGTATCTTTGGAAGTTAAAAAAATCCCTGAAGGCATTACCTTTACAGTCGCAGATACTGGTATTGGTATTGACGCTAATCAATTTCAATTTCTGTTTGAACCGTTTAAACAACTGGATAGTCGGTTAAATCGCCAATACGAAGGAACTGGTTTAGGATTAGCTTTGACACGGAAATTAGCGCGTTTGCATGGTGGAGATGTGACGGTAGAATCAACTCTCGGTGCTGGTAGTCGCTTCACGCTGTTTCTCCCAGAGCAGCCGTATTTAGATGCAGAAAGCAATTTCCCATCCAAAATCTAA
- a CDS encoding DUF4912 domain-containing protein: MAKERPPLEEMTLRQLRKVASEYSISRYSRMRKSQLLASIQEVQRSKFSLSPSRSLEAQETVEAAKFELGQVDRNGGSLVDVDEELADLPAGYGDSRIVLLPRDPQWAYTYWDVSNEHKEELRRQGGQQLALRIYDVTDIDLEHQSSHSLQEYPADELAREWYLPIPVSDRDYVIDIGYRAFDGRWLVLARSARVHIPPVYPSDWIEDVFVTVNFEEELRGQTVYELVPPAKKIATAANGSSNGSPIYDQIFGLAESAEAQRVAGSLFGSGHQVPGSARPEQALSSYIFPSGVGLWAAPTVSGLTASGAGLSGAGFSASAVPVRPRKFWLVADAELIVYGATEPDATVTIGGRPIKLNADGTFRFQMSFQDGLIDYPILAVAADGEQTRSIHMKFERETPSRNTNTKEDAVLEWLS, encoded by the coding sequence ATGGCAAAAGAACGCCCGCCGCTAGAAGAAATGACCTTGCGGCAATTACGCAAAGTTGCCAGCGAATATAGTATCTCTCGCTACAGCCGAATGCGTAAGTCACAGTTGCTGGCATCGATTCAAGAAGTCCAGCGCAGCAAATTTTCGCTTAGTCCATCTCGTTCACTGGAGGCACAGGAAACCGTGGAAGCAGCAAAATTCGAGTTAGGTCAGGTAGATCGTAATGGTGGTTCCCTTGTTGATGTTGATGAAGAACTAGCTGATTTACCTGCTGGTTACGGTGATAGCCGCATCGTACTCCTACCGCGTGATCCTCAGTGGGCTTACACTTACTGGGATGTTTCTAACGAACATAAAGAAGAACTACGGCGACAAGGGGGACAACAGCTAGCCCTGCGGATTTACGATGTCACTGATATCGATCTCGAACACCAAAGCTCTCACAGCCTGCAAGAATATCCTGCTGATGAACTGGCAAGAGAATGGTATTTACCAATTCCAGTCAGCGATCGCGATTATGTAATTGACATCGGCTACCGCGCTTTTGACGGACGCTGGTTGGTTCTAGCTCGTTCCGCACGAGTACACATTCCTCCCGTCTATCCTTCTGACTGGATTGAAGATGTCTTTGTTACCGTTAACTTTGAAGAAGAGTTGCGTGGACAGACTGTCTACGAACTGGTTCCTCCAGCCAAGAAAATTGCCACAGCAGCCAATGGTAGCAGCAACGGTAGCCCCATCTACGATCAAATCTTTGGCTTGGCTGAATCTGCTGAAGCGCAAAGAGTAGCAGGTTCTCTGTTCGGTTCAGGACATCAAGTCCCCGGCTCTGCACGCCCCGAACAAGCTCTCAGTTCCTACATTTTCCCATCTGGTGTAGGTCTGTGGGCAGCACCTACCGTATCTGGCTTAACCGCCTCTGGTGCAGGACTCTCTGGCGCTGGCTTCTCCGCTTCCGCTGTCCCTGTACGTCCCCGTAAGTTCTGGTTAGTTGCTGATGCTGAATTGATTGTCTATGGTGCAACCGAGCCCGATGCTACCGTGACTATTGGCGGTCGTCCAATCAAGCTGAACGCAGACGGAACATTCCGCTTCCAGATGTCCTTCCAAGATGGTTTAATTGACTACCCAATTTTGGCTGTAGCTGCTGATGGCGAACAAACACGATCAATTCACATGAAGTTTGAGCGTGAGACACCATCCCGAAACACCAATACTAAAGAAGATGCTGTTTTAGAATGGCTTTCTTAA